The nucleotide sequence AAACAAAACTGCTGGAGTTGTCCTGAAAGCAAGAATAAAATCATTATTAAGCAAAGTCGTaataaaaaagtgtattttaaatGATGACTACACAGTAAAATAATCTGCGTATGtagacaataaaaaaaattgtatacattgTTACATAATATACACTTGGGTTACATACGGTACAGGAACCAGACTAGAAACTAGACCATAATGCACCTGTAGAAAGTCATCATGCATCCAGTGATGGTCATGTTCATGGGGACCTGAGCAGACATGCGACCAATCAGGAGCATTTTCTCGCCTGTGTCCGGATGGAATGCTGAGTCAAAAATATACTTGGCCCTCCAGAGCTCATCTTCTGTTAGACCTGGTGCTACTACCCCCTGTCTTCAAGTGTAAGATGGTGATTATGTATTTTGTTATCTGGCAAACTCTTTTCCgtaaaatgaaagtgaatgttGTCAATGTAAGTCATCATTTATTGCAAATCTATCGGTGTTCAgcggggggggggtgggggggggggtggggggtgcGGGTGGCGGGGGGTGGGTGGGTTTGTGGGTTGGGGGGATGGGACAGGGAATAAGTCACATAGGTTTGAATCCATACCtcaaaatcatgacagaattgttatgtTGGGGTGGACAAATGATATTATAATTTAGGCAAATCATATAAATTGCATGCAAGTCTCAGTGGAAGCTCTAAGGGGTCCCTGACCTTCTGctcacattttaatattgtagtAGAAAATGAGACAGTCTGTTTCATTTACCTGTAATCCTGAATGATTTGACGTGCTTTTTCAAGGTATTCATTTGACAGGAGGATATTTCTGGGGTCTGTGACGGTAAAGAAATGCTTTGCTCGACCCACAAATGTTCCCTGATCCCAGAGAGGCTCTTTAATATTTATGGAGGTGGAGAGCTCGGCCGCCATGGTACTCTGTGAAAATATTCTTCTGTTCAAACTTCATCTTATCTTAACAGAACATATCATTCTATGCACTTAATAGTTAAAAGATTTCAGCACGCAGTAGTGAGAATGCCATAGACCACGAGGCTTATTTTTGATTTGAAAACTAAAAGGTCCAAATTCTAGGTCTAATATTGTGTAACTAAAATGTATTAGTCCATTCCAGTTTTTTTTCCCTCTATATGGACAAAACAATGTCCTAAAACATCcatttttaaaccattttgaattcttcaacaacaacaaaatctaCCCCCCTTGAAAACTGAATAATGCTTGGACATGAAATTCCTCTCAGCCAGTGCTGCATCAGCATGTACTTGTATAGTCACAGCTGACCAGTCATCCAGAGAACTGCTCGAAAATCAGTCTGGTTTAACATTACATCAGGTGCTGATGTGTCCCCGCATCTGGTATGCATAAACACTGTTGCATGCTTGAACAAGTGCCTTCACACATTCGCTTTGCTCTGTGAAAATAACGATTGTACAGATCTGAAAGTTCGTGTGAATGGAGGGTCGGTCGATTCAATGAATTCACGAGCAGGCCAGGGCAGAAGCAGTGAGAATACTTTTTATAGCACTGGGCGGATACGTTTCTTCTTCAGTGACCAATAGAAAAGCGATTTCTGTATGAAAGGTTTCACCGAGGTTGCAGATAAAACTCTCAGACGAATTTAACCATTTAaacgcatttgcgtgttgctgAGAAATTCATTCATGAGGCAGAATTATTACAATGTAATTACGTGCGTGCATGCATTAAATGTTCAGATTTTTCGTCTGGACAATGCACCAAAGATGGCTGTAGAAGGAAGGAGAGTAAATCAAGCATTTTACATCGCTCAGACTTTGTGCCTGTCTCTTTAAAACGAAATAAGGCATGAGACCGCATGCCTTTTATGTCAAGTATTATCATTAAAGCAAAAGTAACAATGTTACGCTTTCTGTCGATCGTGGTGATAAGATATTCAAGGATCCTCAGGAATCTTGAGCTGAACTTTGAACACCGACACTGTTGTGACACTTTCCCTAATGGTTTTTTTTCGTCTGCCTGTTTTAATCCCTACAAATTCTGTATTatttcattaatatttgtgttgaatgtatatATTCAATTTAATAATTTCTTTAACAATCGTTTGCATGTGTTGCATTGGTCccttttaaagaaaaaacaaaggaaaacattttctgaaatgtattgtaaatgttattaatattaattgcgCTGTGATTTGGACGTGTCTCGTTCTGATgattatttgttaaaatattatcATTGTAACATAATAGCCGAATAGGGTCCAAAACCAGTCAGTACCGGTTGGCTGGCTCCACTAGGCTTTttgtaatacaaataaaaattgtaCTATGCATAAATATCGTGTTTATGAACAATGGAGTGATGCTGCGGATGGCAAACATTATGTCACAGTTATACCTTCAAAACCATCTGTGCAACTGCAGCTGTGCACCTCCATATCAACCTCTGGATGCCACCTCACAAATCCATTTACTGACATCATAGGGATTGACAATCTAACTGtgctaataaaaaatatgtttttttttataatgccatctggaaaaaatataaataaaggttATAACACTTACAGTGCAAAGCCCGCCGTCAGACACAATCACAGCTCTCCGCAGTAGATATCAGTCTCGCTCACTGGGGCTAATTTGGTATTTACGAATGAATGTGAAGTAAGCCGCAATGCACGCTACTCCCAATGCGCCCAAGCCCAACCAACCGACTTGtgaaatttcaaattaaaagtaCAAACGTCTTCGTAAGAAATATGAAAACGTATaaaactaaagaaacaaatacagatACTCCTCGACAGATCTTTGCTACTTACGTCCACTAACTAAAATAGTGTTAATCAACGGAGacttttgttttaaaagaaagGAATTcagattttgttatttaatttgagattttgttatttgttattaaatgtgCTTAAAAGATTTCTAGACGCATGTCTAGACCTTGTGTGACATTAATTTAAGCAGAtaaagtgttatatatttttaaacaaaactcaTGTACAGGTATTAAATAAATGCTTGAAATTGCATTCAGACAGAGAAATATTTGACAATAACATCTGAAATCCATAAGAAACCTTTACTCTTTTGCACCACCCTATGGCAGAGGACGAGCTAAAGATTAAAGTTATTTTCGTAAAGGgatatagtttactcaaaaatggacattcatcatttacttatcctcgtataaatttctttgttctaaagaacacaaaagacattttgaagaacgctggtaaccaaacaacaatatGGCTCCCATTGACATTTCTCAATATAAATGTTGTGTTCCACAAATAAAAGTCACATAGGCTACAtgttttgaaagacatgagagtgaataaataatgacagaaacttatttttgtgtgaactatccctttaagaagaaTATACTTATCCCCATTAGGGGCAATGGAGTGCTGGACCCTATCCCAGACTATCTCAGGCCAAAGGCAGGCAAAACAGTCACATGatggcacacacacataaacacatccTTTAGAAACCAGAGTACCTGGAAGAAACGCATGGCAGCACGAGGAGAACGTGCAAACTCCGCTGGGACCTTAAGGCAGCGTCCCAGAATACCCAAAGTGTCCCATGTACAACAAACAGTctcaacattttaatataaatatcacAGGTCTTTATTGCCAATCCATACATCCCTATTAATTGTGCTCTCATTTACCAATTACAGGGAAATGATGCAAATACATACAAAAGCAGACACTCAGAAAACACTGCTGATGCTCTGTAAACTAACAAGAAATACTGCCTTGAAAAAGTGCTTTAAGAATATTCAAAAAGGATTAAACTTAAGTGTCTCGCACCCACCTGCAACAAAAAGCTGCAGGAGGCGTACGTTTAAACAGCAGTCAGAAATTTGCCTGATGACAGCTCAGCTCAATGTGTACCCGAGGCCATGCAGCATGGAAATGCAGTTAAAATACACAGCACTATTTTAAGCTCACCACAAATTGTACATTATCCAGTAAAAAGCATTTATAGTgtatattcaaatatttaatcCTAAAACATATGGCGCTTTGGAAAAACATAACAGCTTTTTAGTAGagtgacagaaaaacacattgtgCCGATGGGAGTGTACTACTGTATATTTAGTAATTGTGTACTTAGTGAGATAACTGCATCATCTTATTGCATTACATATATGGCACACGTTTTGGTCCTAAGAGAGGGATTTGCAGAACCGCTGAGTTTAGGAAGATTCAAACAGGTGAGCAGATGTCTTCTATGAATGATCATTGTCCACTGGCCAGGCAGTGCTGCAGTACTGTTTCAAAAAGCCTTCCCGTCCTACAGGAAATAGTCTGGAGTGCGACGAGTAACATGGGGCTCTCCTCGACGTGGCGCGGGGTCAAACTGTAAactgtaacaacaacaaaaaaacagaacacaTCAAAAAGTGAGATTAGATAAATGTGATTATATAGTCACACTATttttggttacactttattttacagtgcccgtgttgcagtgtaattatacatttaagtactgagtaacaAAAAGTAACTACCTGTACTTACTATAGGCTAGGATTAGGGTTTGGTTCAGGGTTAGTCACATGTAACTACagtatgcataatttatagtaaatactatagtaaatacatgtaacgtgtgtaacaagggcaccgtaaaataaagtgttatccTATTTTTTTTGCTCATAAACGTACAAGGAATACTTGAGCGTGTCATCAAGTTCCATGATGGCAGCCTGGTTACCACATCGGTAGCAGTAATTGGGTGCACTGAAGATGGTCACAACATTGCGTTCAtgacaccagttataaccctgTAAAATGATTTGAAAATATAAGATTGTCATTGTTTTAACCAAGTTGATTATTTCACGTCTACcgcatatatttatttatcattgacTTAAAACCATATTTTCGTACCATAATTATTGAAAAAATTCTAAATAGAGCATTGAAATTCATCCTTTTTCTTACCTCCATCACTAACTGGTGGGCACGTGAGACCAGAGTCAAGCAGTTGGCATGATTAAAAGTCTCTGAGATGTCCTGGCCAAATGTGTAACCTGCCCCTCTGGGGGAAATTCCCCAGCCACCGCGGTCATCCGGATCTGACCACAGCAAATCACACATGGGACCCTGCCAATAAGATTTCGTAAAGCTAGTCAGTTATATTCCCAGCTGGTGCTCTAAATGAttctaaataatataataacactAGACATCTGTTCGATATTAACAGGTGGAATTTATACCTCATGGGGAACTTCTTGGATACGGTCCAACGCGCGAATGTGATCCAGTGTGTCAATTGAAGGTGATAATCCTCCATGGAGACAGAATATCTGTGTAGACAAGAATAAACCATAGAATATATCTGAGAGTTTATACACAAAATATAAGCTTAACAGACCTTTTTCCATCAAATTATTGTGCACTTTATTTGTGCTTTgacataaattaaacaaaaatcaatAAATAGCTTGATTAACTGTTATTAAGTTATTTACAAAGCAATTTACCTGTGTGTCTACAAGGGCTGTAAGCGGAAGGTAGTCAAAGAGGTCTGTGAAATATTTCCATACATTTGCATTTCCATATTTTCTCAGGCATTCGTCATAGAAGCCATAGACTTGTGTGATCTGTCTGCTTTCGTGATTCCCGCGTAAGATTGTGATTCTCTCTCGATATCGAACCTGAAAGATTTGTTCAAAACAAGTTGTCATGTCAGTCATATTCATATATTATATCAACACTCTGACCCAAACGCCACATAAACTACATTACAAAAGTCTATTGTGTCTTCTGAGCAGATGGCACATACCTTTAAAGATACCAGAAGTGTGACTGTTTCTACTGAATAGTAACCTCTATCCACATAGTCTCCCATGAAGAGGTAATTAGTATCTGGTGATTTACCCCCAATCTTAAAAAGCTCCATTAGATCGTGAAATTGGCCATGTACATCTCCACATACTGTCACTGGGCAACGCACTTCTTGGACATTTGACTCCTTGGATAAAATTTCTTTAGCCTGCAAAAGATAAACAGACAGACGCACTTAAACAACAGTCTCAGCCATTAAACCGATCTGAATAATTAACAAGATGAGGAAGGCACAGATGTTGACTCTACCCGTGACGAATATATTCAAGCATATGGTGGATAATGGCTAAACTGTCTTTTTTTAGAAGTAGGGCCAATTGCACAGTCACATCTATAGTAAATATTGTTTATTCAAGTAAAGAATATTGTAGATGAATCAACCAATAAAATTGGTACACCAATAAAAGTCATTTCAAGTGTCAAATCACTTATTTTCACTGCTGTACACTGTGAGGATGAAAAGAATATAAATAGCAACAAAGAATAACAGAATGGGGACAAATTGATTCATGGACGTGAAACACGACAACAAACGTCACttcaaaaaacaaatatttaattctGGGTAGTTAGTTTTTTCCATCTGTATTCACTGATGCGTTTTTACAAAAAGGCGCATCTGCCCCATCTAAAATCTCTGCCTGACAACGAATAACACTAAAGTGGGCATAACCCGTGCTCTGGTTGCTGGTTGCCAACAACCAATAGTCACATCCATGGCGCACAGATGGCCAATAATAGAATAATTCGGCACCGCCATCTTCGGATTCGCGGCCAGTGGGAAGAGCGCACCGCAACTGTATTTGAGCTGCGAACAAATATAGACAGTCTGCTAATGCGCCCACGAGCCGTCTGCCATAACACGTGTTTGAAACAATgacagtgatgatgatgatgatgatgatgatggccGTCATATGTAACTCACCTTCTCACATAAAATCTTCACTTGGTTTTCCGACAGTTGCTTGCACTCGTTCAGTTGCTCGATCCATTGGTCCAATTCTTTCGTAAATGCCTTCTCGTCCATGTTTGCAAATTATCTAAGCATTAAAGTAATGATAAAAACAATCTACTATTACTCGGATTCTTTATTTGGGTCTGGCGTCAAAGTAATCAAGCGCAGTTTAGATTTGATCAAAATAAAACTGTTGACTCCATTTAAATACTTTAAGAACGGGAGAAAAACGAACTTAAGCGTTGCCAGCTTACTCCTTGAATATGAAAAGTATAATATTGTCCTCTGTAAACACGACACAGTTCAAAGAAGCTCGAAATCTCCTTTCACATGCTCTCATATGTCGGTCTGCTTATTATATGGTGCGCAGCAGCGATGAAGACTCCTTCGTGTAGGTTGACGTCACCTAATCCGCATTCAAAAATACGAAGGCTACTATAGATAAGGTTCTTTTACTATACTATTCAGGAGTCATGGCTAGCCATTGGTAGATTATCAAGGTGAAGCTTCATTACTCAATAAATATTCAAAAGCAGGCTTTCGTATTAGGAAAGTTGCCAATCACCGTCAGAAAGGCTTCATTAATATGAATAACTAGGCTATACCCTCGCCCAGCCAC is from Triplophysa rosa linkage group LG13, Trosa_1v2, whole genome shotgun sequence and encodes:
- the ppp2caa gene encoding protein phosphatase 2 catalytic subunit alpha a gives rise to the protein MDEKAFTKELDQWIEQLNECKQLSENQVKILCEKAKEILSKESNVQEVRCPVTVCGDVHGQFHDLMELFKIGGKSPDTNYLFMGDYVDRGYYSVETVTLLVSLKVRYRERITILRGNHESRQITQVYGFYDECLRKYGNANVWKYFTDLFDYLPLTALVDTQIFCLHGGLSPSIDTLDHIRALDRIQEVPHEGPMCDLLWSDPDDRGGWGISPRGAGYTFGQDISETFNHANCLTLVSRAHQLVMEGYNWCHERNVVTIFSAPNYCYRCGNQAAIMELDDTLKYSFLQFDPAPRRGEPHVTRRTPDYFL